aCACCTAAAATCAAAACTTTTAACATGGAAAACGAAAGCGATGACATTAATAACGATTCTGTACACGAAAATGAAACTGAAATTGTAGATGGTCCACCCAGTtctataaaagaagaagacaaAGAATCCATTGAGCAAACACAAGACATTGATGTAAACACAATCGTTCAAGGTAAGAGCAGGTTTGTATTCATTCATTCATTCAAATTCATTCAAACTGCATAAGCAAACTGGAAATAAATGTGGttgcataaaaaaattcaatacatatggaaattcaaacatttaagAATCTCTGCTAGTTTATTCACCctattaacataattttagCCACAACGGAACCGCAAATTGAAATGTTCCATGAAGACGCAAAAAATTtccttataaattttttaattgaaaaagattACAAGGATATTAAACTAGAATTAGAACCTGGAAGTAATTTGGGCGATAATTTCATGGGTTTTATTggtaaattaacaataacagCTGTAGATCAATCCgatcaaaataaaacttttaattggaTCGTTAAAACAGCACCAAGTATAGAACATTATCGGACTGCTTTAaacattgaaaaatgttatcgtcGCGAATCTTACATCTACAGCGAAGTATTTCGGATTTTCGATCAATTTCAACTtgaaaaacaagttttaaacCCGTTTTGTGATCACcccaaatttgttttatcatatttAGAGAATTGTCATGAAACAATTGTAAtggaaaatatcaaaaatgatgGTTATGTTATGCGTCCGAGACAAGAACCGTTAGATTTAAATCATGTAAAATTGGTGATGAAAGCTTATGGTAAATTACACGCGTTATCTTTTGCACTGAAAGATCAAAAACCGgatgtttttaaaagatttgttGAAAATACCCCGGATATTGTACAACATTCCATTGTGAACGGGCTCGCTAaagaaatgcaaaaattggGATTACAATTATCATTGGGTGTTTTAGATCCAGTAAAAgaagcaaaaattttaaatgtttataaaaaatttgttgataacTATTTAgatgttgttattaaattgttgcaAGATACAAATGAGAGGGCAGTTATCGGACATGGAGATTGTTGGGTTAACAATATGTTATGGAAATATGaagtaagtttaattttaaattaaacgtaataattttcattttttttttagttatcaAATCAAAACATACCAACAAAAGTATGTTTATTAGATTGGCAATTATCCCGATATGGTTCCCTAGCTTGTGATTTATCTTACTTCTTTTTTACCGCTACAACAAAAGAATTCCGAGACCAACATTACGATAACatgataaaactttattattatactttATGTGGTCAGTTAAATGAACTTGGAAGTGATccacaaaaacttttatcttTCGATGAATTGCAAGAGGAACTTGAGAAGTATTCTTTGGTTGGAATTAATATGGCAATACCGTTACTCGGGGTTATAACCAGAGATTCCGGTGATATTCCAGAATGGAGATCAGATGATGTTAATCCTGAAGAAGTACAACAACAGTGGGCTGTAGTTGGAAAAAATGCTGATGTTTATGCACAAAGAGTACGGGGAGTTATTATCGATGCATATGAAaaaggatattttaaaattttgaataaatttatataattgttttaaggtttgtttaagattatgttaattaattttgataataaagctATGTTTTGTATGATTTTTGTGTATTAAAGTAAATATGCGTAAGTTGGGTTgcctaaaattaaagtaacaTTTTGACAATGCATTtgcaatactatttattacaacaattttgaaacattgaaaatacaCTGGAGTTAAAGTATCTTAATCATTTCTAATTAACttaagaaatagattttttgtagattttatagatatcttaatattaattcgaAGTTTAGATAACTATTAATAGATGTCAGCACTAAATACGAGATCAAACTCAATATTTGCttaattttatctattttaagCCCACTCAAAGCTTCTGTATGTTATTCGGGTGTGTACCGTTTTGTTAACATATCCGTgtccaaatttttatattttatatttattattaggtaagttgaattaaatttaaattcaaatgagctttcatttaaacattttataatcaaTCAAAATAAGTGGTGTTACATATAGCTAAGCAAAATACATACATAGCTTTTTTCTGTCACACCTGTCAAAGTCAATTTGGTACATACTGATACATACTGCTGGGTCTGACACCACTTCATTGATacatacaaaaggaggcaggtttaaccctttgtgtcccaagaagtcaaacattttgaaattttgtgacagaatcagacagaattaaaacgctattaaaatacactcagtaaaggcctttggaatgaaattttagcaaaatatgcaatccccctattttcgcatagtctaagtgtcaaaaaagatgctaattcaaaaattcctggaaaccgtgtttattgaaattaagaaataaaacttattttaaattgaagcttgaagctttctgtttaaatcgatgtataacaatcgatgggttgaattaaaaaaatattgagaaaaagagtattgagttaaaactaacattttcgtataacctaagagtatcaaaaaagatgctattttaaaaattcctggaagctgtatttattgaagttaaggaatgaaacttattttaaattaaagctcaaagttttctctttaaaatgatgtacaataattgttgggttggattggaaaaatatagagaaaaagaaagttgaaataaaacttacattttcgtataacctaagagtatcaaaaaagatgctattttaaaaattcctggaagctgtatttattgaagttaaggaatgaaacttattttaaattaaagctcagagttttctctttaaaatgatgtataataattgttgggttgaattggaaaaatattaagaaaaaaaatgttaaaataaaacttacattttcgtataacctaaaaatgtcaaaaaagatgctaatttaaaaattcctggaagccgtatttattgaaattaaggaatgagacttattctaaattaaagctctaatctttctctttaaaatgatatataataattgttgggttggattggaaaaatattgagaaaaaaaatgttgaaataaaacttacattttcgtataacctaaaagtgtcaaaaaaaatcctaatttaaaaattcctggaagccttgtttattgaaattaagaaatgaaacgtattttaaattgaagcttaaagccttctgtttaaatcggtgtataataatcgttgggttgaattagaaaaatattgagaaaaagagtattgacttaaaactaacatttttgtataacctaaaagtgtcaaaaaagatgttaatttaaaaattcctggaagccatatttattgaaactaaGGAATGAGGCttaatctaaattaaagctcaaagctttctctttaaaatgatgtataataattgttgggttgaattggaaaaatattaagaaaaaaaatgttgaaacaacacttacatttaaaagagtcaaaaaagatgctaatttaaaaattcttagaaaccatgtttattgaaattaaggaatgagacttattttaaatttaag
This genomic stretch from Onthophagus taurus isolate NC chromosome 7, IU_Otau_3.0, whole genome shotgun sequence harbors:
- the LOC111429193 gene encoding uncharacterized protein, encoding MENESDDINNDSVHENETEIVDGPPSSIKEEDKESIEQTQDIDVNTIVQATTEPQIEMFHEDAKNFLINFLIEKDYKDIKLELEPGSNLGDNFMGFIGKLTITAVDQSDQNKTFNWIVKTAPSIEHYRTALNIEKCYRRESYIYSEVFRIFDQFQLEKQVLNPFCDHPKFVLSYLENCHETIVMENIKNDGYVMRPRQEPLDLNHVKLVMKAYGKLHALSFALKDQKPDVFKRFVENTPDIVQHSIVNGLAKEMQKLGLQLSLGVLDPVKEAKILNVYKKFVDNYLDVVIKLLQDTNERAVIGHGDCWVNNMLWKYELSNQNIPTKVCLLDWQLSRYGSLACDLSYFFFTATTKEFRDQHYDNMIKLYYYTLCGQLNELGSDPQKLLSFDELQEELEKYSLVGINMAIPLLGVITRDSGDIPEWRSDDVNPEEVQQQWAVVGKNADVYAQRVRGVIIDAYEKGYFKILNKFLLIDVSTKYEIKLNICLILSILSPLKASVCYSGVYRFVNISVSKFLYFIFIISNKKKIRPFIKMIDPSMLTLSDNVKTHIITFLEKKGYTNITMDVESGSNIGDNFMGFIGKLTITTLDDKEQPKVFNWVVKTCPNLDLPDAGINISVSYLRESYIYTDVLPTFRQFQAEKGVIHPFREYPEFVLSYLEGTHKSIVMENIKLKGYVLKNRQEPLDLNHVKLAMKTYAKLHAVSFALRDQKPDVFKKLAENTVDIVKDVISNEGIRQIQAIGYQLPFSALDPKTDGNALAAYKKFVDNYVDVIVELFESTNDKAVISHGDCWINNLLWQYEIPDSKIPTNVCVLDWQQSRCGSLAIDLLYFLFSGTTKEFRDEHFDNMIKLYYYTLCGQINEMGSDPEKLLSFDDLQDQLKKYSLVGMFMAIPLLLIITRNYTIEKPEVNMEEVKDMSVFVDTQKQWLMAGVNMEAYTSRVRGVIVDAYEKGYFKQIL